The Candidatus Rokuibacteriota bacterium sequence CCCGAAGAACACCCCGACGACGGCGGCGAAGCCGACCGCGACGGCGATCGCCTCCGGGGGAAGGATGATCGTCCACCCCGCGAGGTGCCCGATCCCGATGGACACCGCGGTGCCCAGGGCGGCGCCAAGGCCGCCGCCCACGAGCGACAGCGTCACCGCTTCCAGCAGGAACTGCCTGAGGATGTCCCGCGCCCGCGCACCGACGGCCATGCGCAGGCCGATCTCGCGGGTCCGCTCGACCACCGACACCAGCATGATGTTCATGATCCCGATGCCGCCCACCAGGAGGGACACCGAGGCGATGGCGGCCAGCAGCAGGGTCAGGACACGGGACGACTCCTCCTGCGCCTCCAGCACGTCGGCGAGGTTGCGGAGCGAGAAGTCGTCCTCCTCGTTGGGCTTGAGCCGGTGGCGCTGGCGCAGGAGCTGGCGCATCTGCTCCTCCGCGTCCGTCATGCCTTCGGCGGCGGCGAGCTTCACCGCGATGGCGTGGACCGCGCCCGGGTTGCTCCGGCTCGTGCCCAGCACCCGGGCCCTGGCGGTGGTGATCGGCACGAGGAGGACATCGTCCTGGTCCTGGCCGGAGCTCGACTGCCCCTTGGGCTCGAGCACGCCGACCACGGTGAACGGCACCTTGTTGACGCGGACGATCTGGCCCACGGGATCGGCCCCGGCGAAGAGGTCTCCCGCCACGCTCTGGCCCACCAGCACCACTCTCGCTGCCCCGGCGGCCTCCTCCGCGGAGAAGAGCCTGCCCGTCGTGACGTCCCAATCGCGCGCCTC is a genomic window containing:
- a CDS encoding ABC transporter permease; translated protein: MTAWLVVQSAIRALRANLLRTLLTMLGVIIGVGAVIAMVSVGTGAQARVAEQIQSLGSNLIMVRPGAVTQRGARLGRGTRLTISEDDARAIQAEVSDVVVAAPMVRGSLQAEYGNLNWATTVHGVTPEYFEARDWDVTTGRLFSAEEAAGAARVVLVGQSVAGDLFAGADPVGQIVRVNKVPFTVVGVLEPKGQSSSGQDQDDVLLVPITTARARVLGTSRSNPGAVHAIAVKLAAAEGMTDAEEQMRQLLRQRHRLKPNEEDDFSLRNLADVLEAQEESSRVLTLLLAAIASVSLLVGGIGIMNIMLVSVVERTREIGLRMAVGARARDILRQFLLEAVTLSLVGGGLGAALGTAVSIGIGHLAGWTIILPPEAIAVAVGFAAVVGVFFGFYPARRAARLDPIEALRYE